DNA from Comamonas serinivorans:
GTGCCGGCCACGGTGGGCTTGCAACAGCCCGACCCGGGCATCGCGCTGAAGCCGGCCCTGCGCAGCCGACGCATGCCCGTGCGCCATGCAATGAGCAATTCGTTTGGCTTTGGCGGCAGCAACTGCAGCCTGATCGTGTCCCGGGAGGCCGCATGAGCGTGCATGCCTTGCAGGCAGAGGTGTTGGGCGCTGGGGTGCTGGGCCCCGGCTTGGCCGATTGGAGGCAGTGGCAGGCCGTGGTGGCCGCCCCCCAGACCTGGACCGCCGCGCCCACGGTGCTGCCGGCTCCCAGCCTGCTGCCGCCGGCCGAGCGGCGGCGGGCCAGTCGCGTGGTGAAGGCCGCGCTCGAGGCCGGGACGCAGGCGGTGGCCCAGGCCGGCCTGGTCGCCAGCGAGCTGCCGGTGGTGTTCGCCAGCTCGGGCGGCGACGGGCACAACTGCCATGCGCTGTGCGAACTGCTGGCTGGCGACGACAAACAGATCTCGCCCACGCGTTTTCACAACTCGGTGCACAACGCGGCCTCGGGCTACTGGTCGATTGCGGCCCAGGCCATGGCGCCCGCGCAGGTGGTCGCGGCATTCGACGGCAGCTTCGCCATGGGCCTGCTGGAAGCTTTATCGCAAGTGCAGTATGCGGGTGTTCCCGTTTTGCTGATCGCCTGTGACAGCGAATACCCCGAGCCACTGCACAGCACGCGGCCGATTGCCGACGTGTCGGCCCTGGCGCTGGTGCTGGGGCCGGTGGGCGACGCCCGGGCCACGGCCGCTGGTGCGCCCGCGACCCTGGGCCGCCTGCACCTGGATGCCTCGGCCGCCTGGGGCAGCACGCCGGCCACGGCGCTGCCGGGCGCCTGGCCGGCCGGCTTGTGCGCGCTGCCGGCGCAGCTGCCGCCATGGCGCGGCCTGAGCCTGCTGGCTGCGCTGGCCGGTGCGGCGGTTGGTGACCCCACCGGAGCCGAGCCGGCGGCGCGCACCCTGCACCTGCACGTCGACGACGGGCGCTCGCTGGCCGTGCGGCTGCGCGTCGGTCGGCCAGGCGATGAGGCGCCGGGATCGCCATGACCGGGGTGGCGCCGAATCCCGACCGCTGGTCGCTGGCCGCGGGCCAGGGCCGCGACTGGATTGCCGCACGCATTCCGCATGCCGGCGGCATGTGCCTGCTCGACCACGTGGTGCGTGCCGCGCCGGACCAGCTCTGGGCCGCCACGCGCAGCCACCTGCGCAGGCCACATCCCCTCATCGTGCGCGGCGACCGCCTGGGGGCGGCCCACGGGGTCGAGTACGCCAGCCAGGCCATGGCGCTGCATGGCGGCTTGCTGGCCGGTGCGGCCGGCTCGGTGACGGGGGCCCACCCGGGTGGCGGCCGGCTGGTCAGCGTGCGCGAGTTGCGGCTGGCGGTGCCCGAATTGGCCCGGCCAGGCAAGGCGCAGGCAGGCGATGGCCCAGACCCCGCCGCGCAGGTGCTGGGTGTGCACGTGACGCTGGAGGCTGGCGATGCCCGCCAGGCCAGTTACGCGTTTGCGCTCGGGCCCTGGACGCCTGCGGCAGCCGACGCCGGGCTCGGCACATCGGCCGGCGCCTGGCCCGGTGAGCCGCCTGGGCTGGACACGATCTGGGTCAGCGGCCGCGCTTCGGTGCTGCTGGTGACCTGACCACGAGAAAGAAGAACGACGCATGCCAACTGAGACAGCGACCGAGGCAACGACAGGGCGGGGCGATGCCCAGCGCGTCAGATGGGCCCTGGTGACCGGGGCGAGCGGCGACATCGGCGCCGCGGTGGCGACCACGCTGGCGGCACAGGGCCTTGCCGTGTGGGTGCACGCGAACCGCAACGCCGCGCGCGCCGATGCCGTGGTGGCCAGCATCGAGGCCGCAGGCGGGCAGGCCAGGCCCATCGTGTTCGACGTGGCCGATGGCGCGGCCTGCGCCGCGGCCGTGGCGCAGATGCTGGCGGTGGCGCCCATCCAGGTGCTGGTCAACAACGCCGGCGTGCACGACGACGCCGTGATGCCCGGCATGCGCGCCGAGCAATGGCAGCGCGTGATCGACGTCAACCTGAACGGCTTCTTCAACGTCACCCAGCCGCTGCTGCTGCCCATGCTGCGCACGCGCTGGGGGCGCATCGTCAACGTCACCTCGGTCGCCGGTCAGGCCGGCAACCGGGGCCAGGTGAACTACGCCGCCGCCAAGGGCGGGCTGCATGCCGCCACCAAGGCCCTGGCGCTCGAAGTGGCCAGCCGCGGCGTCACGGTCAATGCCGTGGCGCCCGGCATCATCGCCACGGCCATGAGCGCGGACACCTTCGATGCGGCGCGCATCAAGCAGCTGGTGCCGGTGCAACGCGCCGGCCAGGCGCAGGAGGTGGCCGATCTGGTCGCGTTCCTGGCCAGCGAGCGTGCCGGCTACATCACGGCGCAGACGCTGGCCATCAATGGCGGCATGTGGGCGGCATGAGGCATGCATTGGGCAGTATGCGCCTGTTTCCGATGGTGACTGATCGGAAACCTTGAGATACTGCCCACACCTGTGGCCCCGTGTGGCGTGCAGCATGCCGCAAGCCGGTGACGCCACACGTGTCACGCGCCCGCCCGGGGGCGGTGGCATGATGGCAAAGGCCACGGCTCGCCTGCGGGCCCCGGGCCAGGCAACAACAGTGAACACGAACATGAGCACCTTCGATCACGAGGTTTGGGTCATTGGTGGCGGGCCGGGCGGCGGCGGCGCTGCTTGCCGGGGCCGCGCGGTGCGGCGGGCCAAGCACGATTGCCCTCGTTGCCGCGTGAACGCACCCCTGCAGCCGGCCTGCCTGCCGCGTGAGCAGGGCGTCGGCAAGTCCGCGCCCCGCGTGGGCATGACGCCGGGTGCGGCTGGGTGCGTTTCGCGGGACGGCCAGCCACGTCACCCCACCCGTCTGGTTGACCACGTGGCATGACGGCACCGCTCAACCGCCAGGACCGCGCCTCGCCGACCCGGCCGGTCGGCTCGGCGGCGCTGGTCGCATTTCGCTGGCTGGCCATGGTGCTGGGCCTGGGCGTGCTGGGCCTGATGTGCCTGGCCTGGACCCCGTTCGCCCTGGTGTTGCGCGGGGTGTTGCCGCGCGACGTTGGCAGCGCCATCGGCCGGCGGGTGATCTCGTACTGCTTCCGTTTCTACGTGGGGGTGTTGCGCGTGGCCTGCGGCTGCCGCATCGACCTGTCTGAGCTGGACGCGCTCACGCGCGAGCGGCGGCCGCTGGTGGTGGTGGCCAATCACCCGTCGCTGCTGGATGCGGTGCTCATCGTCTCGCGCCTGCCCAATGCCGTCTGCATCATGAAAGGGGCGGTGGCGCACAACGCGTTTCTGGGGGCCGGGGCCCAGCTGGCGGGTTACGTGTCCAATGTGTCGGCCCTCAGCGTGG
Protein-coding regions in this window:
- a CDS encoding beta-ketoacyl synthase chain length factor, encoding MSVHALQAEVLGAGVLGPGLADWRQWQAVVAAPQTWTAAPTVLPAPSLLPPAERRRASRVVKAALEAGTQAVAQAGLVASELPVVFASSGGDGHNCHALCELLAGDDKQISPTRFHNSVHNAASGYWSIAAQAMAPAQVVAAFDGSFAMGLLEALSQVQYAGVPVLLIACDSEYPEPLHSTRPIADVSALALVLGPVGDARATAAGAPATLGRLHLDASAAWGSTPATALPGAWPAGLCALPAQLPPWRGLSLLAALAGAAVGDPTGAEPAARTLHLHVDDGRSLAVRLRVGRPGDEAPGSP
- the fabG gene encoding 3-oxoacyl-ACP reductase FabG, coding for MPTETATEATTGRGDAQRVRWALVTGASGDIGAAVATTLAAQGLAVWVHANRNAARADAVVASIEAAGGQARPIVFDVADGAACAAAVAQMLAVAPIQVLVNNAGVHDDAVMPGMRAEQWQRVIDVNLNGFFNVTQPLLLPMLRTRWGRIVNVTSVAGQAGNRGQVNYAAAKGGLHAATKALALEVASRGVTVNAVAPGIIATAMSADTFDAARIKQLVPVQRAGQAQEVADLVAFLASERAGYITAQTLAINGGMWAA
- a CDS encoding lysophospholipid acyltransferase family protein yields the protein MTAPLNRQDRASPTRPVGSAALVAFRWLAMVLGLGVLGLMCLAWTPFALVLRGVLPRDVGSAIGRRVISYCFRFYVGVLRVACGCRIDLSELDALTRERRPLVVVANHPSLLDAVLIVSRLPNAVCIMKGAVAHNAFLGAGAQLAGYVSNVSALSVVRGALQDLKRHQSQLVIFPEGTRTGEGPIGDCGATAGVIAARAQVPVQTLVITMSERYLGKGWPLFRPPPLPLHIRVEVSARFRVVPALADEFGHDLKAWYRARLEGQPSPVLRALVPEAGGQP